The following are encoded in a window of Drosophila simulans strain w501 chromosome 3L, Prin_Dsim_3.1, whole genome shotgun sequence genomic DNA:
- the LOC6738491 gene encoding protein spitz, whose product MRAQDLLLLATALIGAYLPLTAACSSRAIAKPRPTAAPILPPDNVEISTTPRPNVTFPIFACPPTYAAWYCLNDATCFTVKIHNEILYNCECALGFMGPRCEYKEIDGSYLPTRNRVMLEKASIVSGATLALLFMAMCCVVLYLRHDKLQKQKLHDSTTTTTTDGGCQNEGMDEVDGLQPLRPVRRPFGPCRILSLEEAHLQAKASNRPRHCNELLR is encoded by the coding sequence ATGCGAGCCCAGGATCTGCTGTTGCTTGCCACCGCTTTAATCGGCGCTTACCTACCGCTCACCGCCGCCTGTTCCTCGCGTGCCATCGCTAAGCCGCGGCCCACAGCTGCACCGATCCTGCCGCCGGATAATGTGGAGATATCCACAACGCCGAGGCCGAATGTCACCTTCCCGATCTTCGCCTGTCCACCGACCTATGCCGCCTGGTATTGCCTGAACGATGCCACCTGCTTTACGGTGAAGATCCACAATGAAATCCTGTACAACTGCGAGTGTGCGCTGGGATTTATGGGACCGAGGTGCGAGTACAAGGAGATTGATGGCTCGTACCTGCCAACCAGGAACCGTGTGATGCTCGAGAAGGCCAGCATTGTTAGCGGAGCAACGCTGGCACTTCTGTTTATGGCCATGTGCTGTGTGGTTTTGTACCTGCGACACGATaagctgcaaaaacaaaaactgcacGACAGCACCACAACCACAACGACCGACGGTGGCTGTCAGAACGAGGGCATGGACGAGGTGGATGGCTTGCAACCCTTGCGCCCAGTGAGACGTCCCTTTGGCCCTTGCCGCATCCTATCGCTGGAGGAGGCCCACCTTCAAGCGAAAGCCTCCAATCGCCCCAGGCATTGCAACGAACTTTTGCGCTAA
- the LOC6739659 gene encoding selenoprotein F: MHKYAIFLLLALSCQQIQAELTAADCRALGFIKAQLMCSSCEKLDDFGLDTIKPQCKQCCTLDQQPAAQRTYAKAILEVCTCKFRAYPQIQAFIQSGRPAKFPNLQIKYVRGLDPVVKLLDASGKVQETLSITKWNTDTVEEFFETHLAKDGAGKSSYSVVEDADGDDDDDYLRTNRI; the protein is encoded by the exons atgcataaatatgcgATATTTCTTCTACTGGCGTTAAGT TGCCAGCAAATCCAAGCCGAATTGACGGCCGCCGACTGCCGGGCGTTGGGTTTTATTAAGGCCCAGTTAATGTGCTCCAGTTGCGAGAAACTGGATGATTTTGGACTGGATACCATCAA aCCTCAGTGCAAGCAATGCTGCACTTTGGACCAACAGCCAGCGGCACAGAGGACATATGCCAAGGCCATTCTGGAGGTGTGCACCTGCAAATTCCGGGCCTATCCGCAGATTCAGGCCTTCATTCAAAGCGGCCGGCCTGCCAAGTTCCCCAACCTGCAGATCAAATACGTAAGAGGACTGGATCCCGTAGTCAAGCTCCTAGATGCCAGTGGCAAGGTGCAGGAGACGCTGTCCATAACCAAGTGGAACACGGACACTGTCGAGGAGTTCTTCGAAACGCATTTGGCCAAGGATGGTGCCGGCAAGAGTTCGTACAGCGTGGTGGAGGATGCCGATGgagatgacgatgatgattaCCTGCGCACCAACAGGATATAA
- the LOC27206216 gene encoding alpha-protein kinase 1: MANPRKFSEKIALQKQKQAEGTAEFERIMKEVYATKRDEPPANQKILDGLVGGQEVSQSSPGAGNGTGGGGSGSGSGASGGGASPDGLGGGGGSPTAYRESRGRSVGVGPMRRPSERKQDRSPYGSSSTQQTLDNGQLNPHLLGPPTAESLWRRSSSDSALHQSALVAGFNSDVNSMGANYQQQQHQQPGQPRSHSPHHGINRTMSPQAQRRKSPILQPHQLQLQQLQQQQQQMQHQHQLHQQLQMQQLQQHQQQQQQQNTPYNNAKFTNPVFRPLQDQVNFANTGSLPDLTALQNYGPQQQQQQSQQQQSQQQQQLQQTLSPVMSPHNHRRERDQSPSPFSPAGGGGGAGPGSPYQQQQHSPTGNTQQQQHQQPSNSPHLSFTNLATTQAAVTTFNPLPTLGPHNATDYRQPPNPPSPRSSPGLLSSVSATDLHSSAPASPIRQQQQAHQQQQQQQQAQQQQQQFDNSYNSLNTSFHNQFEIFSLGDSNSSPEQQGFANNFVALDFDDLSGGGGGGPGGGGGSNGGGLTNGYNKPEMLDFSELSGSPEASGNNNHMRRGVSNLNNNGLSNGVVGSTHNGSTNLNGAGNNNSSSGGGTAQDPLGITTSPVPSPLGCPSSPLPIPIPMSAQSSPQQQHHHHQQQQQQHHQQQHHQQQHHQQQQLSLSLHHSPHHSPMHSPHHGNSPLSSSSPVSHNACSNSNVVMNHQQQQQQQHHHQQHHHQGSSQSHTPTTANIPSIIFSDYSSNADYTREIFDSLDLDLGQMDVAGLQMLSDQNPIMIADPNIEDSFRRDLN; this comes from the coding sequence ATGGCCAATCCGCGCAAGTTCAGCGAGAAGATCGCGCTGCAGAAGCAAAAGCAGGCGGAGGGCACAGCGGAATTCGAGCGGATCATGAAGGAGGTCTATGCCACGAAAAGGGATGAGCCGCCGGCGAATCAAAAGATCCTAGACGGCCTGGTCGGCGGACAGGAGGTAAGCCAATCCTCGCCAGGCGCAGGCAACGGGACGGGCGGAGGTGGCAGTGGTTCCGGCAGTGGAGCCAGCGGCGGAGGAGCCTCGCCAGATGGCCTGGGAGGCGGCGGTGGTTCTCCGACGGCTTATCGAGAATCCCGAGGACGCAGCGTGGGTGTGGGTCCCATGCGCAGACCCTCGGAGCGCAAGCAGGATCGTTCGCCctacggcagcagcagcacgcaACAAACCCTAGACAACGGCCAGCTAAATCCGCATCTTCTTGGTCCACCTACGGCGGAGAGTTTGTGGCGGCGGTCCAGCTCCGATTCGGCGCTGCACCAAAGCGCGCTGGTGGCGGGCTTCAACAGCGACGTGAACTCGATGGGCGCCAActatcagcagcagcaacatcagcaaccgGGCCAGCCAAGATCTCACTCGCCGCACCATGGGATAAACAGGACCATGAGTCCGCAGGCGCAACGGAGGAAGTCGCCGATACTGCAACCCcatcagctgcagttgcagcaactgcaacaacagcagcaacagatgcaacatcagcatcagctGCACCAGCAGCTCcaaatgcagcagctgcaacagcaccagcagcagcagcaacaacagaacaCGCCATACAACAACGCCAAATTCACGAATCCTGTGTTCCGGCCGCTGCAGGATCAGGTCAACTTTGCCAACACCGGCTCCCTGCCCGATCTCACGGCCCTGCAGAACTATGGacctcagcagcagcagcagcaatcccagcaacagcagtcgcagcaacaacagcagttgcagcaaaCCCTGTCGCCAGTCATGTCTCCGCACAATCACCGCCGCGAGCGGGATCAGTCGCCCAGTCCGTTTAGTCCGGCGGGTGGAGGAGGCGGGGCAGGTCCCGGGTCGCCctatcagcagcaacagcactcGCCCACCGGAAAcacgcaacagcagcagcaccaacagccCAGCAACTCGCCGCACCTGTCCTTCACCAATCTGGCCACCACGCAGGCAGCTGTTACCACATTTAACCCGCTTCCCACGCTGGGACCGCACAATGCCACCGACTACCGCCAGCCACCGAATCCTCCTAGTCCACGCTCTTCGCCCGGCTTGCTGAGCAGCGTATCGGCCACGGATCTGCACTCCAGTGCACCGGCCAGTCCCAtacgccagcagcaacaggcccatcagcagcaacagcagcagcaacaggcgcagcaacaacagcaacagtttgATAACTCCTACAACAGTCTGAATACCTCGTTTCACAATCAGTTTGAGATTTTCTCGCTGGGCGACAGCAATTCCTCGCCGGAACAGCAGGGCTTCGCAAATAATTTCGTGGCCCTTGACTTTGACGACCTGagtggcggcggaggtggtggcccGGGCGGTGGGGGCGGCAGCAATGGGGGAGGTCTGACCAACGGCTACAATAAGCCGGAGATGTTGGACTTCAGCGAGCTGAGTGGCAGCCCGGAGGCGAGTGGGAACAACAACCACATGCGGCGAGGAGTGAGCAACCTGAACAACAACGGGTTGAGCAATGGTGTGGTGGGGTCCACGCACAACGGCAGCACAAATCTAAATGGAGCGGGGAACAACAATAGTAGTAGTGGAGGTGGCACGGCGCAGGATCCTTTGGGAATAACCACTTCGCCTGTGCCCTCACCCTTGGGCTGCCCCAGTTCACCGCTGCCGATACCGATTCCGATGTCGGCGCAGAGCtcgccacagcagcaacaccaccatcatcagcagcagcaacaacagcatcatcagcagcaacaccatcagcagcaacaccatcagcagcagcaattatCATTATCTCTGCACCATTCGCCGCATCATTCGCCGATGCATTCGCCGCACCATGGGAATTCACCGCTTTCAAGCAGCTCGCCAGTGAGTCACAATGCCTGCTCCAACTCCAATGTGGTGATgaaccaccagcagcagcagcaacaacaacatcaccaccagcaacatcatcatcagggCTCCTCGCAAAGTCACACGCCGACCACAGCGAATATACCCTCGATTATCTTTAGTGATTACTCCTCCAACGCGGATTATACCAGGGAGATCTTCGACTCCCTCGACCTGGATCTGGGCCAGATGGACGTAGCCGGCTTGCAGATGCTGTCCGACCAGAACCCCATCATGATCGCCGATCCCAACATCGAGGATAGTTTTCGACGCGACCTCAACTGA
- the LOC6738494 gene encoding uncharacterized protein LOC6738494 isoform X1: MAEISGSCQPRLQLYIFLCLLASVFASLPEELRGVAGPESRMDVLGLSPGQRVLAAVPASGRTSFLLYQLALAINSAAGLESPTMQEVEVVDVVETQEQFLPASPDPNWLAAMANEFQSVPVYETFPADLQNWLMDGYGISATDFYHSWSRAGFGSRSSSRTQLICTADGQCYEVNKIVTACCPF; this comes from the exons ATGGCTGAAATCAGTGGAAGTTGCCAGCCGCGTCTGCagctatatatattcttgtgCCTGCTGGCGTCGGTGTTTGCTTCATTACCGGAGGAACTGAGAGGAGTTGCAGGACCTGAATCGAGAATGGATGTTCTAGGACTCTCGCCGGGACAAAGAGTCCTGGCTGCAGTGCCTGCGTCAG GACGCACGAGTTTTTTGCTGTACCAATTAGCTTTGGCAATAAATTCAGCCGCCGGCTTGGAATCGCCGACCATGCAGGAAGTGGAGGTGGTCGATGTGGTGGAGACCCAGGAGCAGTTCCTGCCGGCGAGCCCGGATCCCAACTGGCTGGCCGCCATGGCGAATGAGTTTCAG AGTGTGCCTGTGTACGAGACCTTTCCGGCGGACTTGCAGAACTGGCTGATGGATGGCTATGGGATCAGTGCCACGGATTTCTACCACAGCTGGAGCAGAGCAGGATttggcagcaggagcagctcccGCACCCAGCTGATCTGTACGGCAGATGGCCAGTGCTACGAGGTCAACAAAATCGTCACTGCATGCTGTCCATTCTGA
- the LOC6738494 gene encoding uncharacterized protein LOC6738494 isoform X3 → MPRRTFFGRTSFLLYQLALAINSAAGLESPTMQEVEVVDVVETQEQFLPASPDPNWLAAMANEFQSVPVYETFPADLQNWLMDGYGISATDFYHSWSRAGFGSRSSSRTQLICTADGQCYEVNKIVTACCPF, encoded by the exons ATGCCGCGGCGAACTTTTTTCG GACGCACGAGTTTTTTGCTGTACCAATTAGCTTTGGCAATAAATTCAGCCGCCGGCTTGGAATCGCCGACCATGCAGGAAGTGGAGGTGGTCGATGTGGTGGAGACCCAGGAGCAGTTCCTGCCGGCGAGCCCGGATCCCAACTGGCTGGCCGCCATGGCGAATGAGTTTCAG AGTGTGCCTGTGTACGAGACCTTTCCGGCGGACTTGCAGAACTGGCTGATGGATGGCTATGGGATCAGTGCCACGGATTTCTACCACAGCTGGAGCAGAGCAGGATttggcagcaggagcagctcccGCACCCAGCTGATCTGTACGGCAGATGGCCAGTGCTACGAGGTCAACAAAATCGTCACTGCATGCTGTCCATTCTGA
- the LOC6738494 gene encoding uncharacterized protein LOC6738494 isoform X2 codes for MAFEPKNCLMTALRDAYQRFMCAFANHLQSGSHFPRPLFPFPLPFSCFLWRLHLTDRRTSFLLYQLALAINSAAGLESPTMQEVEVVDVVETQEQFLPASPDPNWLAAMANEFQSVPVYETFPADLQNWLMDGYGISATDFYHSWSRAGFGSRSSSRTQLICTADGQCYEVNKIVTACCPF; via the exons ATGGCATTCGAGCCCAAAAATTGTCTAATGACTGCACTCCGAGACGCTTATCAAAGATTCATGTGCGCATTTGCCAATCACCTGCAGAGCGGATCGCATTTCCCccgcccgcttttcccatttcctttgccattttcctgtTTTCTGTGGCGATTGCACTTAACTGACA GACGCACGAGTTTTTTGCTGTACCAATTAGCTTTGGCAATAAATTCAGCCGCCGGCTTGGAATCGCCGACCATGCAGGAAGTGGAGGTGGTCGATGTGGTGGAGACCCAGGAGCAGTTCCTGCCGGCGAGCCCGGATCCCAACTGGCTGGCCGCCATGGCGAATGAGTTTCAG AGTGTGCCTGTGTACGAGACCTTTCCGGCGGACTTGCAGAACTGGCTGATGGATGGCTATGGGATCAGTGCCACGGATTTCTACCACAGCTGGAGCAGAGCAGGATttggcagcaggagcagctcccGCACCCAGCTGATCTGTACGGCAGATGGCCAGTGCTACGAGGTCAACAAAATCGTCACTGCATGCTGTCCATTCTGA